A window of Mucilaginibacter paludis DSM 18603 contains these coding sequences:
- a CDS encoding DUF885 family protein yields MIYLRKDSVLNTYRFLILAIAFFGTIACCFATAAAQTMATAGMYEQASEVSGTVVRYGQDITALQEYYWPYKLNLKEEEQYKDRVLNSPEQRKRLVEINNDYLKQLDKIDFNSISIYGKVDYILLKKKINFELAALQKEEQRYNSIKKYIPFADDIYQLEKQRRRGITMDGKQVALQLTAILKQLKEDTIAFAKLTALDMPLAITTQQAVSGLKSRLKNFYDFYDTYDPMFTWWVPTPYKGLDSALTLYGKQIIKKAKFSTTQKPDSSGIKGVPIGRDDLISQLNAEMIPYTPEELIHLANKEFAWCDKEMLKASQEMGFGNDWKKALEKVKNSYVDPGKQPELILKLYNDAINFIKAKDLITIPPLAEETWGMVMMTPQRQLVNPFFTGGKEISISYPTSNMAEGDKLMSMRGNNPYFSRGTVQHELIPGHNLQYFTNSRYKAYRQDFATPFAIEGWSLYWELLLYDQGFAKTPEERIGMLFWRMHRCARIIFSLNYHLGNWTPQQCINFLVDRVGHEKANAEGEVRRSFEGGYSPLYQVAYLIGGLQLMSLKKELVDSGKMTYKQYNDAVIHENLIPIEMVRATLRGAPLNKDFNTNWKFYNFNQ; encoded by the coding sequence ATGATTTATTTAAGAAAAGATTCGGTTTTAAATACGTATCGGTTTTTGATTTTAGCCATCGCATTTTTCGGTACCATAGCCTGTTGTTTTGCAACCGCCGCCGCCCAAACTATGGCTACTGCAGGTATGTACGAGCAGGCCAGCGAGGTTAGCGGTACAGTAGTGAGGTACGGGCAAGATATTACCGCTTTACAGGAATATTACTGGCCCTATAAGCTTAACCTAAAAGAGGAGGAGCAGTACAAGGACAGGGTGCTCAACTCGCCGGAACAGCGTAAAAGGTTAGTGGAGATCAATAACGACTATTTGAAGCAACTTGATAAAATCGATTTTAATTCTATCAGCATTTATGGTAAGGTTGATTACATCTTGCTTAAAAAGAAGATCAATTTTGAACTGGCAGCACTCCAAAAAGAAGAACAGCGATACAACAGCATCAAAAAGTATATCCCGTTTGCCGACGATATTTACCAGCTTGAGAAACAACGCCGACGCGGTATCACTATGGATGGCAAGCAGGTGGCTTTACAGCTTACAGCCATCCTGAAACAACTCAAAGAGGACACTATCGCATTTGCTAAACTAACAGCGTTGGATATGCCCCTTGCCATCACAACACAGCAGGCAGTAAGCGGACTCAAAAGCAGGCTCAAAAATTTTTACGATTTTTATGATACTTACGACCCCATGTTTACCTGGTGGGTACCCACCCCATATAAAGGTTTGGATAGCGCTTTAACTTTATACGGCAAGCAGATTATCAAAAAGGCTAAATTTAGTACCACGCAAAAACCCGATAGCAGTGGCATTAAGGGCGTGCCAATTGGCAGGGACGACCTGATTAGCCAGTTAAATGCCGAAATGATACCGTACACGCCCGAGGAACTGATTCACTTGGCCAACAAGGAGTTTGCCTGGTGCGATAAGGAAATGCTCAAGGCATCGCAGGAAATGGGCTTTGGCAATGATTGGAAAAAGGCGCTGGAAAAAGTGAAAAACAGTTATGTTGATCCGGGTAAACAGCCTGAGCTGATTTTAAAGCTATACAACGATGCTATTAACTTTATCAAAGCAAAAGATTTAATTACCATACCGCCCCTGGCCGAGGAAACCTGGGGAATGGTTATGATGACACCGCAAAGGCAATTGGTGAACCCTTTTTTTACCGGAGGAAAAGAGATCAGTATATCTTACCCTACCAGTAACATGGCTGAGGGCGATAAACTGATGAGTATGCGGGGAAACAACCCGTATTTTTCGCGCGGAACAGTACAGCACGAATTGATACCGGGCCATAACCTGCAATATTTTACTAATAGCCGTTACAAAGCTTACAGGCAGGATTTTGCCACGCCATTCGCTATCGAAGGCTGGTCGTTATATTGGGAGCTGCTGCTTTATGACCAGGGTTTCGCCAAAACACCAGAGGAACGCATAGGCATGTTATTCTGGCGGATGCACCGCTGCGCCCGCATTATTTTTTCGCTCAATTACCACCTGGGCAATTGGACCCCTCAGCAGTGCATCAACTTTTTGGTAGATAGGGTAGGCCACGAAAAGGCCAATGCCGAGGGTGAAGTAAGGCGCTCTTTTGAAGGCGGATATAGCCCACTTTACCAGGTGGCCTACCTGATTGGCGGACTGCAACTGATGAGCCTGAAAAAGGAATTGGTAGACAGCGGCAAAATGACCTACAAACAATATAACGATGCCGTTATCCATGAAAATCTAATCCCCATCGAGATGGTACGGGCAACCTTAAGAGGCGCACCGCTGAACAAGGACTTCAACACCAACTGGAAATTTTACAATTTCAATCAATAA
- a CDS encoding APC family permease has product MDDNTTFKPSLRLIDATMLVAGSMIGSGIFIVSADITRNVGSTGWLIFVWLITGFMTLTAALSYGELSAMYPKAGGQYVYLKEAYGSLVGFLYGWSFFTVIQTATIAAVGVAFSKFMAYLVPAVSEDHVLFKIPLGNYTFVFNAAQLVSIILIILLTAINTQGIKSGKRIQTTFTLTKLLSLFGLIIFGFIALKGDVWKANWSGAWNLHGLMKGGGIQSYTTVAALGAIASSMVGSIFSSDSWNNVTFIAGEIRNPKRNIGLSLALGTLLVTVIYIVTNIMYTGVLSLHEIATADKDRVAVAASQHIFGSAGTVIIAVLIMVSTFGCNNGLIMAGARVYFSMAKDKLFFNKAGVLNKNSVPGYGLWVQCLFACLWGLSGKYGDLLDMISFVVVVFYMLTIIGIFILRKKYPNAERPYKAFGYPVLPILYVVMGLAFCILLIKFKPNYTWPGLIITLAGIPAYYLIMRRQKTLNPLPQPLEGPLVE; this is encoded by the coding sequence ATGGATGATAACACTACTTTCAAACCTTCGCTAAGACTGATAGATGCCACCATGCTGGTAGCCGGCAGCATGATAGGCTCCGGTATATTTATAGTTAGTGCCGATATTACCCGTAATGTGGGTAGTACAGGCTGGCTGATATTTGTTTGGCTGATTACCGGGTTTATGACCCTTACTGCCGCTCTTAGTTATGGCGAGTTAAGTGCCATGTATCCCAAAGCAGGCGGCCAGTATGTTTATTTGAAAGAAGCCTATGGCTCCTTAGTAGGTTTTTTATATGGGTGGAGCTTTTTTACCGTAATACAAACTGCTACTATAGCCGCAGTGGGTGTGGCTTTCTCCAAGTTTATGGCTTACCTGGTTCCGGCTGTAAGTGAAGATCATGTTTTGTTTAAAATACCTTTAGGTAACTATACGTTTGTTTTTAACGCCGCTCAGCTGGTATCAATCATCTTAATCATCCTGCTTACAGCTATCAATACCCAGGGCATCAAAAGCGGAAAGCGGATTCAAACTACCTTCACTTTAACCAAGCTGCTCAGTTTATTCGGCCTGATCATTTTCGGGTTTATCGCTCTGAAAGGCGATGTCTGGAAAGCAAACTGGAGCGGGGCATGGAACCTGCACGGGTTGATGAAAGGCGGCGGTATTCAGTCTTATACAACGGTTGCTGCTCTGGGTGCAATCGCCTCGTCCATGGTAGGCTCTATTTTCAGCAGCGACTCGTGGAATAATGTAACTTTTATTGCCGGCGAGATCCGCAATCCTAAACGGAACATCGGGCTAAGCCTGGCCTTGGGCACCTTATTGGTTACCGTAATTTACATTGTCACTAATATCATGTACACGGGCGTTCTCTCGCTTCATGAAATAGCTACTGCCGATAAAGACAGGGTGGCGGTGGCTGCTTCGCAACATATATTTGGCAGCGCAGGTACTGTCATCATTGCGGTGCTCATCATGGTATCAACTTTTGGTTGTAACAATGGCTTAATTATGGCTGGGGCCAGGGTGTATTTTTCGATGGCTAAAGACAAGTTGTTTTTTAACAAAGCGGGCGTTTTAAATAAAAATTCGGTACCGGGTTATGGCCTCTGGGTGCAGTGCTTATTTGCGTGCCTCTGGGGCCTTAGCGGTAAGTATGGCGATCTGCTGGATATGATCTCGTTTGTGGTAGTTGTATTTTATATGCTCACCATCATCGGTATCTTTATTTTACGTAAAAAATACCCCAACGCCGAGCGCCCCTACAAGGCTTTTGGGTACCCGGTGCTGCCCATTTTATATGTGGTAATGGGGCTGGCTTTCTGTATTTTGCTCATTAAATTTAAGCCTAACTATACCTGGCCCGGACTAATCATCACCTTGGCGGGTATACCTGCATATTACCTGATTATGCGCCGCCAAAAAACATTAAATCCCTTACCGCAACCCTTAGAAGGTCCGCTTGTTGAATAA